A region of the Pseudomonas anguilliseptica genome:
AGGCAAACACACCACCGAGCGCGAATGGCAGCGACCAGTGCCAGAGCAGGGCCACCAGATAGCGGCCAACGCAGAAGGAGGCTTTCATGCGCTCACCCCGTCAGCTCGAAAGGTTCGTGCAGCGGGACGAAAGGCACCGGCTTGCCGATGTTGGCCACAACGCTCCAATACTTGGGCGGGCGGTCGCTTGGCGTGTGTTTCGCGCAGGTAAAGGCCGGTGTTATTTCCCACTGGGACAGCAAGGGCGTCCAGGCACCAGCGACGAGGCGCATTTTGAGTGTGCGTACGGGTCGGGCAAACGCGGGGCGGCATTGGTCGCAGGGTGTGGACGGGCAAGGATCGGGCTTGGCCATCTCGATCTTTGACCAGCAGACAGAGCAGTCGCAGTTCTCGGCGTGCTGCAGGTTGCTGTATCTGGATGGCGTCATAGGTCATACCCTCGCCTGGCAGACTGCGAATGATGGAAATCATTTACGAACACCGAGCCAGAACGCCGAAAACGTGCGAACGCCTACAAACACAGCGAAAGCGGACGCGGGGATAAAGGCTAGAAATGCAGGGAAAGGATCAGCCTCAACCTGAAACCAAACGAGAGTGAACATGTGAATAAAGAGGCTAACCATCGCCAGATAAGCGCAAATCCAAAACAAGGCGATACACAGCCCCTTAAGGTGCTTAGGCGCAAGGAATCCGAAAGCCTTACTCATCGCTGTAATCCCCCTGAGCAAAGATGGTTTTGCCTTTGGCAAGATCAGAACGAATGGCAGCTAGATTGACGAGGCGAGGACGGCCAATCTTGACGCTAGGGACGGTGCCAGCCTGCACCCAAGATTTAACAGTGTCCTGGGTGACGCCAACCATGGCGGCGAAAATATCCAGGCTGCAAAACAAAGCATTGCGACAGTCCAGATACACGACACGCTTGCCATCGAGGTCAAAACTCACATCGAACGGCGGTTGCTCCAAATGCTGCGTTGTCATTCCCTTCCCCCTGCGTGCCAAAAGCTCATAAACTGTCAATTAAGGGTGTTTCGAAATGACGAAATATTCGTCATTTGCAAGCACTATACATGACGTAATATTCGTCGTGTTGAAATATTCGTCACTTAATAGACAGATTTGGAATATGGAAGACAGGCTTAGAGAGGTAGTTAGGCATATAGGGCCATCGACCTTGGCCAAAAGCACTTCTATCGACGACCGTCGAAGATGGCAGACAGTTGCGACTGACGTGAGAACAAAGACGAGGGTAGAAGACCTATCAGCACTGCTGGACGCATACCCGCAATACGAGCTTTACATCATTCGTGGGAAGGTTGATCCAGGGAAAGGCCAGATAAGCCCAAGCTACACCGAAGCAGACATAAAATTGGAAGAACCAAAAACGGGCAGCAGATAACGGAAGTCGTGGCCCAGCGATGGTTCGCAAGGAAAAGGGATAATTAAATGAAAGCTGACCGAGACGATGCGCCCCAATACTTTCAAAGAATAAGCCAAAGAAAAGGCATCGCCTCAGTTATCCCCTGGCTAATAGGCACAATCGTCACAGCAGGATCGCTACACATATTGAGTAACGTGGTGCTTCAAGACACGGTGCAAAATTTGGCAAGCCAGAAGCCAAAACCCAAAGAAACACCACAACCTATCGCAGAAATTTACAAACCAGAGCCAGCGAAAGTAAGCAGCCAAGACTGGGAAAAAATCGTAGAAGAACAAGCGAAACTTGATGCAGCACGCCAAGCGCAAAATAGGCAGGCTCAATCGCAGAAGATCCAAGAAGAGCAAGAAGAGCAAGAAAGAAAAGCAAACGCTGCAATATCAATTTTAAATGCCCAGAATTTTGGCGAAGGCGTAACCGAACAAACGCAGGCAAAGACGGACAGAACGAGGCCAAAAGAAATAGTGGTAGTAGGGACAGAAAAAAGAAAAAGCAGATATTGCCCAGGCGGCGAAGGCAGCCTAATGAGAAGGAACTGCAAAGCTGCTGTCGAGCTGAACAGCAGAAACTAAAGGTGTCCCAAAACCTACACAGCTATACCCTTGCCGAAGGTTTGCGAAGCTAAAGGCCCGCTGAAAGCCTTGTTTTAGAAGGCTATGACGCTTAACCACGGCTAGTGCAAAATTTTCTTAATGCTGGGGTCCGGGGTTCAAGTCCCTGCGTAGCCACCAAACAAAACAAGGGTTTACCGAAAGGTAAGCCCTTTTTTGTTTTCCGGGCAGATCACTCCCATTAACGCATCTTAACTGCGCCGTACGTACCAAGGAGTAGGCCGGTAAAGATCAGCGTTGCGCCAAGCCAGTGATAAGACTGCAAGCCCTCCCCCAACAGCAGCCAACCCAATACGGCGGTAAATACCGGCATCAAGTAGTTTGAAAGTGCCGCCTTGGCAGCGCCGAGTATGCGGATGGCATGGTTCCAGGCCAGATAAGCGAGCAGTGAGGCGAAGATGGCGGTATAGCCGATGGCAGCCAGGTTGTGCGGCGTCACGCTGAAGTGTGCGCCCTGGGCCAGTTCATACAAGTAGAACGGCAGAATCAGCGGTACGCCCAGCAGCATCAGCACGCCAAGCAGGGCCAGTGGCGGAATCGGCGGCAGGTGAGCCGACCAGCGCCGTAGCAGCAATGAGTAGAGAGCCCAGTCGGCCACTGCCAGCAGCATGATCAGGTCGCCCCGATTGAACGCCAAACCGCTGAGGCTGGCCCAGCTGCCTTTGCTGATCAGCACCAGCAGTCCGCCTGCGGCCACAGCCATACCCCACCAGGCGCGCCGGTGCGGCCACTCGCCGAGCAGCAGGCCGGCGCCGATAAAGGTCATCAACGGCAGGCAGGTGTTGACCAGGGTGATATTGATCGCTGCGGTGGTTTGCGCGGCGGCGTAGAGCAGGCTGTTGTAGCCCGCGATACCGATGCCGGCGAGCACCAGCAAACGCCAGCCGGCCGCACGCAATGCTGCGCGGTGCTGCCACAGCGGCTTGGCCACGAAGGGCAGCAACAGAACTAGCGCCAGGCTCCAGCGCCAGAATGACAGGGCAAACGGCGGGATTTCGCCGGCAAACGCCCGTGCCACCAGGGCATTGCCGGACCAGCACAGCGTCGCCAGCAGCAAACCGGCCAGCGCGATACGCACGGAGGATCGCATGCCTCAGCTCTGCCCGAGGGGGCGCAGGCGGTATTGCGGTGGCAGCTGCTCCATGCCGCTGACAGTGACGTTGAGGTTCTTCCAGCGGCCATCCTTGATGCCGTAGATACAGCCATGCACCGCCAGCGGTTGGCCACGATGCCAGGCGTTCTGCACGATGGTGGTGTGGCTGACGTTCGCCACTTGCTGAATCACGTTGAGTTCGCAGAGGCGGTCAACCTGCTCTTCCTCGCTGGGCAACTGCGCCAGGTATTCGCGGTGCTCGTAGTAGAGGTCGCGAATGCTGCGCAGCCAGCCGTCGATCAGGCCGAACTGGGTGTCCTGCATGGATGCGCGCACGCCGCCGCAGCCGTAATGGCCGGTGACCAGGATATGTTTGACCTTGAGCACATCGACCGCGTACTGGATCACCGACAGGCAGTTGAGGTCGGTGTGCAGCACCACGTTGGCGACGTTGCGATGGACGAACAGATCGCCCGGCAACAGGCCGACAATCTCGTTGGCCGGCACCCGCGCATCGGAGCAGCCGATCCACAGGTACTCGGGCACCTGCTGCTGGGCCAGCTTGGCGAAGAACTCGGGATCTTCTTCCTTGATCGCTTCGGCCCAACGCGCGTTGTTGTCGAAGAGGTGCTGTAGATCGCTCATGCTTCACTCCCGGATTCGTCGATGCGCACCATAGGAGCGCCACGGGCTTTTGACAAGCAAGGGTTAGTCGCCGTCACAGCAAACGGGCGACAGCGAACTTGATCAGGCGCGGCGGCGCCGCAACAACCAGAAAATCAGCAGCACGCCCGCCAATAGCACCAGGCTCACGCCCCATTGCAGCGGCCCGGCATAGCGGTACAGCTCGGCCGGCTGCAGACTGGGCACACGCAGCATGCGTTGCTCGGCGGCCGCGCCCTGGGTCGGGATATCAGCCAGGCCGTCGCCGTCCAGATCGGGCAGACCGCGAATATGGTCGAGCAGGCCCTGCCACTCTTTATATTCCTGCACACCAGGCTGCTGCGGATCAGCATCGATAATCGCATCCTTGATCGCCGCCAGTGGCCGGCCCTCGGCATCCTTGGGCTGCACGCTGAGCAGGCCCTTGGTCAGGTCGCTGACCAGCCAGGTGAAACTGCCGACATAGCTGGTGGCGCCGATGCTGTAGAGCCGCTGATCCGCCAGGTCCAGCGGCGTATAACCCTTGATCGGGTCGCCCAGTTCAACCCGGCTGACCCGATCAAACGGCACGCGCCAGGGGTTGTAACTGAAGCGCAGGCCGGACACGCGCGGGTAATAGCTTTTGCTTTCACGCACCTGATAGGCCAGCAGCAGCACCTCGAGCAGGTTCTTCAACTCCTGCCCGCTGACATACACCTTGATCAGCGGATAACCCGGTGCATCATCCAGCTCACCGACGCCCAGCGGAGCGATGCGGAACAGGTCGGACACCGCCTGCACGCCATACCGACCCATGATCAGGTTGTCGCGGATAGTGCCGTTGCCAGTAAATGACACATCACTGCCCGTCGCGTGGCGCAGCGCGTCGGTAACCAGATTGCCGAGAATCGGATCGTCATGGGCGCGGCTCAGGGTCTTGTCGACCTTGGCCAGCGGCTGATCGAAGGCATATCCCTTGGGCGCCAGCATCTGCGCGCTGACCACCTGTTTGAAGTCCTCGACCTGGGCAGTCACCGCAGCGCTGCCAGCAATCTGGTCATTGATCGGGTGCAGCTGGTAATCGATAACCTGCGGCTTGCCGTCGGCTGGTAAACGCATGCGCAGCTCGCCCAGGTGCTGAATTTCGGAGCCGGCCTGCATCACGGGCGTGCGCCCATTGACCAGTACAGGCTGCGCCAAGGCCGTATGCGAGTGACCACCAACGACGATATCGATGCCCGGCACCTGTTCCACCAGCTCCACCTCTTCACCGCGCCAGCTGCCGTCCTCCTGCTGCACCACGCCCATGTGCGAAAGCAGGATGACCACCTCGGCTCCCTCCTCGCGCAACTTGGCGACCATGGCTGTGGCAGTCACTACCGGATCGGCAAAGGTCGCTGGTTTGATCATCGGGCTGACCGCCACCGCGTTGTTGCCAAGCAAACCGAACAGGCCGAA
Encoded here:
- a CDS encoding DMT family transporter; its protein translation is MRSSVRIALAGLLLATLCWSGNALVARAFAGEIPPFALSFWRWSLALVLLLPFVAKPLWQHRAALRAAGWRLLVLAGIGIAGYNSLLYAAAQTTAAINITLVNTCLPLMTFIGAGLLLGEWPHRRAWWGMAVAAGGLLVLISKGSWASLSGLAFNRGDLIMLLAVADWALYSLLLRRWSAHLPPIPPLALLGVLMLLGVPLILPFYLYELAQGAHFSVTPHNLAAIGYTAIFASLLAYLAWNHAIRILGAAKAALSNYLMPVFTAVLGWLLLGEGLQSYHWLGATLIFTGLLLGTYGAVKMR
- the can gene encoding carbonate dehydratase, which produces MSDLQHLFDNNARWAEAIKEEDPEFFAKLAQQQVPEYLWIGCSDARVPANEIVGLLPGDLFVHRNVANVVLHTDLNCLSVIQYAVDVLKVKHILVTGHYGCGGVRASMQDTQFGLIDGWLRSIRDLYYEHREYLAQLPSEEEQVDRLCELNVIQQVANVSHTTIVQNAWHRGQPLAVHGCIYGIKDGRWKNLNVTVSGMEQLPPQYRLRPLGQS
- the pflM gene encoding lysogeny maintenance protein PflM, which gives rise to MTPSRYSNLQHAENCDCSVCWSKIEMAKPDPCPSTPCDQCRPAFARPVRTLKMRLVAGAWTPLLSQWEITPAFTCAKHTPSDRPPKYWSVVANIGKPVPFVPLHEPFELTG
- a CDS encoding helix-turn-helix domain-containing protein; amino-acid sequence: MTTQHLEQPPFDVSFDLDGKRVVYLDCRNALFCSLDIFAAMVGVTQDTVKSWVQAGTVPSVKIGRPRLVNLAAIRSDLAKGKTIFAQGDYSDE
- a CDS encoding bifunctional metallophosphatase/5'-nucleotidase, coding for MRLSALLLAVFCLFTAAQALSAERSFTILHTNDWQSRLLGFGPNNEYSPATTGDDDTVGGVARLATLLEQRRTAAGEQPVLLLDGGDFSMGTLFHTVTRETGGELRLMTELGYDAATLGNHEFDFRPAGLAAMISAAHQVKGDALMPLLSSNLGFDPASKEDDSLQAHYEAGRIAPYKLIDKGGIRFGLFGLLGNNAVAVSPMIKPATFADPVVTATAMVAKLREEGAEVVILLSHMGVVQQEDGSWRGEEVELVEQVPGIDIVVGGHSHTALAQPVLVNGRTPVMQAGSEIQHLGELRMRLPADGKPQVIDYQLHPINDQIAGSAAVTAQVEDFKQVVSAQMLAPKGYAFDQPLAKVDKTLSRAHDDPILGNLVTDALRHATGSDVSFTGNGTIRDNLIMGRYGVQAVSDLFRIAPLGVGELDDAPGYPLIKVYVSGQELKNLLEVLLLAYQVRESKSYYPRVSGLRFSYNPWRVPFDRVSRVELGDPIKGYTPLDLADQRLYSIGATSYVGSFTWLVSDLTKGLLSVQPKDAEGRPLAAIKDAIIDADPQQPGVQEYKEWQGLLDHIRGLPDLDGDGLADIPTQGAAAEQRMLRVPSLQPAELYRYAGPLQWGVSLVLLAGVLLIFWLLRRRRA